Sequence from the Hamadaea flava genome:
TCGAGCGTGAACCGGTTGACGCCGACGACCGTCCGCGCGCCGGAGTCGATCTCCTGGGCCACCTGGTACGCCGAGGTCTCGATCTCTCGCTTCTGGAAGCCCGCCTCGATGGCGTCGACGGACGAGCCGTACTCGAAGACGCGCTGGATCAGCTCGTCGGCGGCCTGGGCGATCTCGTCGGTGAGCGCTTCGACCACGTAGGACCCGGCGAACGGGTCGACCGTGGCGGTCAGATCCGTCTCGTACGCCAGGATCTGCTGCGTACGCAGGGCGAGGCGGGCCGCCTTCGCGGTGGGCAGCGCGATCGCCTCGTCGTACGAGTTGGTGTGCAGCGACTGCGTACCGCCGAGGACGGCGCCCAATCCCTGTACCGCCACCCGAACGAGGTTGACCTCGGGTTGCTGCGCGGTCAGCTGCACTCCCGCGGTCTGGGTGTGGAACCGCAGCATCCACGACTTCGGGTCCTTCGCCCCGAACTCCTCGCGCATGATCCGCGCCCAGAGCCGGCGGGCGGCCCGGAACTTGGCGACCTCCTCCAGCAGGGTCGTCCGTGCGACGAAGAAGAACGACAACCGGGGCGCGAAGTCGTCGACGGCGAGCCCGGCCGCGATCGCCGCGCGCACGTACTCGATGCCGTTGGCCAGCGTGAACGCGATCTCCTGCACGGGCGTCGCGCCCGCCTCGGCCATGTGATAGCCGCTGATGGAGATCGTGTTCCACTTCGGGACCTCGGCCCGGCAGTACGCGAACGTGTCGGCGACCAGCCGCAGCGACGGCTTCGGCGGGAAGATGTACGTGCCGCGGGCGATGTACTCCTTCAGGATGTCGTTCTGGATCGTCCCGCTGAGCGCCTTGCCCGGTACGCCCGACTTCTCCGCCACGAGCTGGTACAGCAGGAGGAGGACGCTGCCGGGGGCGTTGATCGTCATGCTCGTCGAGACCTTGTCGAGCGGTATGCCGTCGAACAGCACGCCCATGTCGTCGACCGAGTCGATCGCCACGCCGACCTTGCCGACCTCGCCGTGCGCGATCGGCTCGTCCGAGTCGTAGCCCATCTGAGTGGGCAGGTCGAAGGCGACCGAGAGGCCCATCGTCCCGGCCTCGAGGAGGTGGTGATAGCGCGCGTTCGACTCCGCGGCGGTGCCGAATCCGGCGTACTGCCGCATCGTCCAGGGCCGCGTCGTGTACATCGTCGGATAGACCCCCCGGGTGAACGGGTACTCACCCGGCTGCTCGGAGTCGCGTTCGGGCACGTCAGCCGGTCCGTAGACGGGCTTGAGCGGGAAGCCGGACTCGCTTAACCGACGTTCAGTCATACCGCTGATCGTAGGATGAACGGCGCAGACGGCGGATGAGGTCTTTCCCACATACCCTCGCCGATCTCCTGATGACAGAGAGTGGTCACTCGGCTCGGCTTTCATTTGCCACATTTCTCACGCAGAATGGGGCGGTTGGCCAATCCCCACCCCGGGTAACCAGGCCCGTCCGACGGCCACTGCACACAGTTTCCCCACGAGACGGCGGCAAAGTGACTACCCCCATGCCCACCACCTGGAACAGCTCCCCCGGCGACGGACGAGCGGCGCCGGGCACCGTCATCGGCGGGCGCTACTCCCTGCGTACCGCGATCGGCACCGGCGGCATGGGCACGGTCTGGCGTGCCTCGGACAACCTGCTTCGCCGCGATGTGGCCGTGAAGGAGGTCGTCTGCCCGCCCGGGATGGCGGCATCCGACCGGGACGCGATGTACGAGCGGACGATGCGTGAGGCTCGGGCGGCGGCCGCGTTGGCGCACCCCTCCGTCGTTCAGGTCTACGACGTCGTCACCGAGGGCGGCCGGCCGTGGATCGTCATGGAACTGCTCGACGCCCGCAGCTTGGCGGACATGGTCATCGAAGGCGGCCCGCTGGCCCCGCGTACCGTGGCCAAGATCGGCGTCGCCCTGCTCGGCGCGCTTGAGGTCGCCCACGCGGCCGGGGTGCTGCACCGCGACGTGAAGCCCGCCAACGTGCTGATCTGCCAGGACGGCCGCTGCGTCCTCACCGACTTCGGCGTGGCCCGGATGCCCAGCGACGTGCAGCTCACGACGCCGGGCATGGTGCTGGGCTCGCCGCACTTCATCTCGCCGGAACGCGCGATGGGGCACGCCTTCGGGCCGCCCAGCGACCTGTTCTCGCTCGGCGTCACGCTGTTCACCGCGGTCGAGGGGCGTCCGCCGTTCGACAAGGGCGACCCGCTGGCCACCATGCACGCGGTGGTCGAGGAGCCGCCGGCGCCGATGCAGCTGGCCGGGCCGCTCGTCGACGTGCTCGGCGGTCTGCTGATCAAGGACCCGTCCCGCCGCTGGGACGTGCCCCGAGCCCGCGTGACGCTGCGTGACCTGCTC
This genomic interval carries:
- a CDS encoding acyl-CoA mutase large subunit family protein, producing MTERRLSESGFPLKPVYGPADVPERDSEQPGEYPFTRGVYPTMYTTRPWTMRQYAGFGTAAESNARYHHLLEAGTMGLSVAFDLPTQMGYDSDEPIAHGEVGKVGVAIDSVDDMGVLFDGIPLDKVSTSMTINAPGSVLLLLYQLVAEKSGVPGKALSGTIQNDILKEYIARGTYIFPPKPSLRLVADTFAYCRAEVPKWNTISISGYHMAEAGATPVQEIAFTLANGIEYVRAAIAAGLAVDDFAPRLSFFFVARTTLLEEVAKFRAARRLWARIMREEFGAKDPKSWMLRFHTQTAGVQLTAQQPEVNLVRVAVQGLGAVLGGTQSLHTNSYDEAIALPTAKAARLALRTQQILAYETDLTATVDPFAGSYVVEALTDEIAQAADELIQRVFEYGSSVDAIEAGFQKREIETSAYQVAQEIDSGARTVVGVNRFTLDEEEPYEPLRVDPSIEQAQADRLAQLRRDRDNSAVTGALAQLKKAAEGTENVLHPMKEALAARATVGEVCHALRDVWGTYRPADRF